The sequence GCGCTCCCACGCCTGCTCGGGCGTGGAGATGCCGCCGACGCTGACGAGCACCAGCTTGTCGCCGACTCGCTCGTGGAGGCGCTTGAGCACCTCAAGCGAGCGGTTCTCCAACGGGGCTCCGCTGATGCCGCCCGCGCCCATCTTCTCCACCTTGGAGGCGGGTGTTTTCAGCCCGGAGCGGGAAATGGTCGTGTTGGTGGCCACAATGCCGGCCAATTCCAGCTCGACGGCGAGGTCAGCCACGGCGTCGATGTCTTCGTCGGAAAGATCCGGCGCGATCTTCACCAGCACCGGGGTGGTGGTGGATTTCTTCACCACTTCCAGGATCGGGCGGAGTTCCTCCACCGCCTGCAGGTCGCGCAGGCCCGGCGTGTTGGGGGAGGAGACATTGACCACCAGGTAGTCCGCAAGCTGACCCAGAAGCGTCGAGGTGGCGCGGTAATCCGCCACGGCGTCCTCGGAGGTCTTGTTCTTACCGATGTTGATGCCCACCACGTCGCGGGAGCGCCGCGCGCGGAGGTTGTCGGCGACCACGAGCGCGCCCTTGTTGTTGAAACCCATCCGGTTCAAAATCGCCTTGTCCTCCGGCAGGCGGAACAGCCGCGGCGTGGGGTTGCCCGGCTGGGACTTCGGGGTCACGGTGCCCATCTCAGCGTAGCCGAAGCCGATCGCGCCCCAGGAGTCGATCGCCTCGGCGTTCTTGTCAAAGCCGGCCGCCAGCCCCAGCGGGGCGGGGAAGTCCACGCCGAAAACGGTTTGGCGCAGCACCGGGTCGTGCACGCGCACGGCCTTTTCCATCACGCGGTTGACCGGGGTGGCCAGGTGCAGCGTCTGCAGCGCGCCGCTGATGATGCCGTGGATGCGCTCCGGCGGCAGCAGGAACATGAGCTTGAGTGCGCGGTCGTAGAGCGTCATGGGTTTTTCTCCTAGTTGCTCTCGGTTTGGTCGGCGGGGGAGACGATCTGGATGCCGTCGCCGGATGCGGAGGCGGCGACCACGGTGCCGTCGTCAAGCGTAATGATGCTCTGGGCATCTGCGACGGTGGCGAAGTGCTTGCGCTTCACCGGAATGCCCTGGGAGATGTCGTAGCCGGTGGCGGTGTTGCTGGCCAGCGAGCTGACCCAGGCGAGGCGCTGCGCGGGGTCCCACGCGGCATCCCAGGGTCCTTCCGGCACCGGCGCGGACTGCTGGAGGCGGATGATGCCGTCGGTGGTGTAGACGTGGAGCTGGTTGCCGGTGGAATCCGCAGCCAGCACCAGGCCGTGCTCGCCGCCGCGCACCTTGCCCACTCCCAGGCCGACGCGCAGGGTGCCGCCTTGGCGCGAGCCGTTCCAGTCGATGTCCTGGATGGTGGTGTCGAAGCGGTTGGTTCGCACCACGGAGTCGCGCTGGCCGTCCACCTGCACCGCTTGGAGCTGATCGGTCTCGCGTGCGACGTCGATGGTGTCTTTCAGCTCTCCGCCGTCGAAGACCCACACCTTGCGCTCAGTGTCGCTGCCTGCGAGCACCTCGCCTGTCGACGCCACCGTGGCCACCGTGACCGGCTTATCCGTGGCGATAGTCTCCTCCCGGTCGCCGAAGAGCTTGATCTCGCCCGCGCAGGCAAGCGCGAAGGTGCCGGCGTTGGCGGATGCCTCGCCGCAGGATTGGTCCAGCTCGTGGCGGGCGGCCTTGCCTTGCTGGATCTCCTCGAGCGTGCCGATCGTCAGCGCGTTTTCCGTGCGGACGCCGATGCGGCCGTTCGTGACGTCCACATCGCTCACTGGCTCGAAGTCCACCACCGCGCCCGCCGGGTCCGACGACTGCGGGGACTGCACAGGCTTAGCGCTGCCCATGTTCGCAGCGGCCTCACCGCCAGCTTCCTCGATCTTGGCGGAAGGAGACGCGCCGCAGGCGCTCAGCGCCAGGGCAGCCGAGACGGCACCGGAAACTGCGGCAAAGCGGAGGCGGGAACTGGGGGCAAACAAACGAGCATTCACAAGGTCAAAGCCTAGCAACGCGCCCGTCGCGCACCGCGATGGCTAAGTAGGCGGGGTAGTGTCTTTCGCCATGACTGATCCCGCCACCACAATGTCCTGGGTTCAGGTGATCGTCCTGTCCATTGTCCAGGGCCTCACCGAGTCCCTGCCCGTGTCTTCCTCGGGCCACCTGCGCATCGTCTCCCAACTATTTTGGGGCGAAGACGCCGGCGCCAGCTTCACCGCTGTGATCCAGCTGGGCACGGAGCTGGCCGTGCTGGTGTTCTTCGCCAAAGACATCTGGCGCATCCTCACCGCCTGGTTCGCCGGCCTCGCGGACAAGTCCAAGCGGAACTTCGACTACCGCATGGGCTGGATGGTCATCGCCGGCACCATCCCGGTCGGTCTTGCGGGCGTTTTACTCAAAGACCTCATCCGCGAGAACTTCCGCAACCTCTGGATCACCGCCACAGTGCTGATCCTGTTCTCACTGGTGTTCATCCTGGCCGAGCGCCGCGGCAAAAAGACCCGCGGCTTCGAGGAACTGACTATGAAGGACGCGGTTGTGATGGGCCTGTGGCAGTGCCTGGCGCTCATCCCGGGTGTGTCGCGCTCCGGCGGCACCATCTCCGGCGGCCTGTTCCTCAATCTGGACCGCGAAGTGGCCACCCGTTTCTCCTTCCTGCTGGCCATCCCGGCAGTGCTTGCCTCCGGGCTGTTTTCCCTGCCGGACGCCTTCGACCCCCAGGCAGGCCAGGCGGCAAGCGGGCTGCAGCTGCTCGTCGGCTCCGGCATCGGGTTTGTGGTCGGCTACATCTCCATTGCCTGGCTGCTGAAGTTCGTGTCCAACCACTCGTTCGCGTGGTTCGCCGCCTACCGCATTCCGCTGGGCCTTCTCGTGATGGCGCTGCTCGGCACTGGCGTGATGGCCGCCTAGTTGTAGGGTTGTCCGCATGCATGCATGGCCCGACCCGTCCGTACCCGCAGTCGCTGGCACCCCGGTGCCGCTGAAGCTCTTCGACACCGCCGATCAGCGCGTCAAGGAAGTAGACACCACCCCGGATGCGAACGGGGAGGTGGGGATGTACGTCTGCGGCATCACCCCGTACGACTCCACCCACCTCGGCCACGCCGCGACCTACCTCACCTTCGACCTGGCGCAGCGCCAGCTGCTCGCCAACGGCCACAAGGTCCACTACGTGCAGAACATCACCGACGTGGACGACCCGCTGTTCGAGCGCGCAGAGCGCGACGGCGTGGACTGGCGCGAACTCGGCACCAGCCAGATCAACTTGTTCCGCAGCGACATGGAGATCCTGTCCGTGATCCCGCCGTGCGACTACATCGGCGCGATGGAGTCAGTCGACGAGGTGATCGCAATGGTGCAGCAGCTTCTCGACGCCGGCGCGGCCTACGAGCTCGACCAGGGCGACATCTACGCTTCCATCGACGCCACCGAGCAGTTCGGCTACGAGTCCAACTTGGACCGCGCCACAATGGAGGAGTACTTCGCGGAACGTGGCGGCGACCCGGACCGCGAAGGCAAGCGCGACCCGCTGGACGCGCTGGTGTGGCGCGGCCACCGCGAGGGCGAGCCCGCCTGGGACTCGCCGTTCGGCCCGGGCCGGCCGGGCTGGCACGTCGAGTGCTCCGCGATTGCCACCAACCGCCTGGGCAGCCACTTCGCCATCCAGGGCGGCGGATCTGACCTGGCATTTCCGCACCACGAGTTCTCCGCCGCGCACGCGGAGGCCGCGCTGAAGGTCGAGCGCATGGCCGGGCACTACGTCCACGCCGGCATGATCGCCCTCGACGGGGTGAAGATGTCCAAGTCCCTGGGCAACCTCGTGTTCGTGCACAAGCTCTCGGAGGCGGGCCACGACCCGTCGGCAATCCGCCTGGCCGTTTTTTCCGGCCACTACCGCGAGGACCGGGACTTCTCCGACGCGATCCTGGCTGAGGCCGAGGAGCGCCTCGCGCGTTGGCGCGAGCAGCTCGCCGGCGAGGTGAGCGAGGCGGGGGCGACGGATGTCGTCGATAAGCTTCGCGCAATTCTTGCGGACGATTTGAACACCCCGGAGGCACTTTCGCTTCTCGACGGCGCGGCAGGCGACTGCAATCAGATCATCGCCACCGCCCTCGACGGGCTGCTCGGGGTGCGCATTTAACGCGTCTCACGCACAATGGGGCGCATGAGCGCACCTGCGGACAACTCGATTCGGGCCCAGTTTCAGCCCGAGGTAGACGAATTCATCGAC is a genomic window of Corynebacterium singulare containing:
- a CDS encoding quinone-dependent dihydroorotate dehydrogenase; translated protein: MTLYDRALKLMFLLPPERIHGIISGALQTLHLATPVNRVMEKAVRVHDPVLRQTVFGVDFPAPLGLAAGFDKNAEAIDSWGAIGFGYAEMGTVTPKSQPGNPTPRLFRLPEDKAILNRMGFNNKGALVVADNLRARRSRDVVGINIGKNKTSEDAVADYRATSTLLGQLADYLVVNVSSPNTPGLRDLQAVEELRPILEVVKKSTTTPVLVKIAPDLSDEDIDAVADLAVELELAGIVATNTTISRSGLKTPASKVEKMGAGGISGAPLENRSLEVLKRLHERVGDKLVLVSVGGISTPEQAWERITAGASLLQGYTPFIYGGLGWIRGIHRGIAAQIKAHGLDSIEQAVGSGLEWKAL
- a CDS encoding YncE family protein — protein: MNARLFAPSSRLRFAAVSGAVSAALALSACGASPSAKIEEAGGEAAANMGSAKPVQSPQSSDPAGAVVDFEPVSDVDVTNGRIGVRTENALTIGTLEEIQQGKAARHELDQSCGEASANAGTFALACAGEIKLFGDREETIATDKPVTVATVASTGEVLAGSDTERKVWVFDGGELKDTIDVARETDQLQAVQVDGQRDSVVRTNRFDTTIQDIDWNGSRQGGTLRVGLGVGKVRGGEHGLVLAADSTGNQLHVYTTDGIIRLQQSAPVPEGPWDAAWDPAQRLAWVSSLASNTATGYDISQGIPVKRKHFATVADAQSIITLDDGTVVAASASGDGIQIVSPADQTESN
- a CDS encoding undecaprenyl-diphosphate phosphatase; this translates as MTDPATTMSWVQVIVLSIVQGLTESLPVSSSGHLRIVSQLFWGEDAGASFTAVIQLGTELAVLVFFAKDIWRILTAWFAGLADKSKRNFDYRMGWMVIAGTIPVGLAGVLLKDLIRENFRNLWITATVLILFSLVFILAERRGKKTRGFEELTMKDAVVMGLWQCLALIPGVSRSGGTISGGLFLNLDREVATRFSFLLAIPAVLASGLFSLPDAFDPQAGQAASGLQLLVGSGIGFVVGYISIAWLLKFVSNHSFAWFAAYRIPLGLLVMALLGTGVMAA
- the mshC gene encoding cysteine--1-D-myo-inosityl 2-amino-2-deoxy-alpha-D-glucopyranoside ligase, which gives rise to MHAWPDPSVPAVAGTPVPLKLFDTADQRVKEVDTTPDANGEVGMYVCGITPYDSTHLGHAATYLTFDLAQRQLLANGHKVHYVQNITDVDDPLFERAERDGVDWRELGTSQINLFRSDMEILSVIPPCDYIGAMESVDEVIAMVQQLLDAGAAYELDQGDIYASIDATEQFGYESNLDRATMEEYFAERGGDPDREGKRDPLDALVWRGHREGEPAWDSPFGPGRPGWHVECSAIATNRLGSHFAIQGGGSDLAFPHHEFSAAHAEAALKVERMAGHYVHAGMIALDGVKMSKSLGNLVFVHKLSEAGHDPSAIRLAVFSGHYREDRDFSDAILAEAEERLARWREQLAGEVSEAGATDVVDKLRAILADDLNTPEALSLLDGAAGDCNQIIATALDGLLGVRI